One Acutalibacter muris DNA window includes the following coding sequences:
- the mreB gene encoding rod shape-determining protein translates to MGNDIAIDLGTARFKVYQEGRGIVLNEPAVIAVDNMTEEIIAIGTEAYGMLGRTSERITVAKPLCNGVISDLTLAEHLIAYYLRRVGRSRVFMPRVVVSVPCGITGVEKRAVVDAISAAGVRKVCLIEEPVAAAIGAGVDIAAPHGCMIVDVGEGTTDMAVISLNGIAIANSVHIAGKDFNDAIIKYVRRKFGLVIGDRMAEDAKIAIGCAYPRRKLTSYTLKGLDTLNGLPRTTVMTSDDMIEALIEPAISIVRIVQATLEMTAPELLADIFTDGIYLTGGSANLYGLSTLLSKKTRIPVAVGEEPENCVVNGAGRAVKFIDKMDRTDHGKINPLMAYN, encoded by the coding sequence ATGGGTAACGATATTGCCATAGACCTGGGCACCGCCCGCTTTAAGGTCTATCAGGAGGGCAGGGGCATCGTCTTGAACGAGCCCGCTGTCATTGCCGTAGACAATATGACCGAGGAAATAATAGCCATCGGCACGGAGGCCTATGGTATGCTTGGCCGCACCTCTGAACGGATAACGGTGGCAAAGCCGTTGTGCAACGGAGTCATCTCCGACCTGACCCTTGCAGAGCACCTTATTGCCTACTACCTTCGCCGGGTAGGCCGCAGCCGTGTATTTATGCCCAGGGTGGTGGTAAGCGTCCCCTGCGGAATAACCGGGGTGGAGAAGCGGGCCGTGGTGGACGCCATCAGCGCCGCCGGGGTGCGCAAGGTCTGTCTTATCGAGGAACCCGTGGCCGCGGCCATCGGCGCCGGGGTGGATATTGCCGCGCCCCACGGCTGCATGATAGTGGACGTGGGTGAGGGCACCACCGATATGGCGGTGATATCCCTCAACGGTATAGCCATTGCAAACTCCGTACATATTGCCGGAAAGGATTTCAATGACGCCATTATAAAGTACGTCCGGCGGAAGTTTGGCCTTGTTATCGGCGACCGCATGGCAGAGGACGCAAAGATAGCCATAGGCTGCGCCTATCCCCGGCGGAAGCTTACCTCCTACACACTTAAAGGCCTGGATACGCTGAACGGCCTGCCGCGCACCACGGTTATGACCTCGGACGACATGATAGAGGCCCTGATAGAGCCGGCCATTTCCATTGTGCGCATAGTCCAGGCCACCCTTGAAATGACCGCGCCGGAGCTGCTGGCGGATATTTTTACAGACGGCATATATTTGACCGGCGGTTCTGCAAATCTGTATGGCCTGTCCACGCTGCTGTCCAAAAAGACGAGGATACCAGTGGCGGTGGGGGAGGAGCCTGAGAACTGCGTGGTGAACGGCGCGGGCAGGGCGGTGAAGTTCATTGACAAGATGGACCGCACGGATCACGGCAAAATTAATCCGCTAATGGCCTATAACTGA